The DNA sequence TCGTCCTCCGCCTTCGTCATCCGAGCCGTTCCGCTTTCAGTTCCACGGGGGGCCGGTCCTTCCGTCCCTTCGCTCCCACCCACCGCCGCCGCTGCTACGGCCGCGTTTCGTCCATCACCCACCTGCAGTACGGCGCCAGCCCGTCTTCTACCGGGGCCACCACCAGTTCCGGAACCTGGTACGGGTGCAGCTCCGGCAGCCGCTCCTTGAGCCGGGCCACGTTCTCCCGGCGGGTCTTGATCAGCAGCAGCACCTCGGGATCGGCGTGCACCTGCCCTTCCCAGCGGTACACCGAGGTGAGGCCGGGAACCAGGTTGGCGCAGGCGATCAGCCCTTCGTCCACCAGCGCGCGGGCGATCCGCTCGGCCGTCGCGGCGTCGGGCGCCGTGCTGAAGGCGATGACGATTTCCGAGGCGCCTTCGCCACTCACAACGGAAGCTGAAGCTCCGGCGAGCCTTCACCCTCGCCCGTCAGCTCGGCCAGCGTCTGCTTGGCATGGCTGATGTGCCGCTGCGCGTTGGGCGCTTGCGGGGGCCGGGCCAGGAACGCCCGCAGGTGCGCCACGGCCTGGTCCTGCTGCCCCTGCTGAAGCAGCAAAAAGGCGAGGCCGTAGTGGGCGCCCGACGCGTGGGGCTTCAGCTCCAGCACGCGGCGGTAGGTTTTCAGCGCCTCGTCGGTCATGCCGATGCGCGTGTACGTCACCGCGATCTGCTGCAGGACGTCGGTGTCGTTGGGACTTTCGCGGAGCGCCAGCCGAAACGAGGTAAGGGCCTCGTGGTACTTCTCCTGGTGGAGCAGGACCGTGCCCTCCTCGTAGTAATCCGGCTCCCGCTCCTGCGAGCCGGAGCGGCCGCCGATCAGGTTCGTGAACCAGGACATAGCCACGAAGTGGAGATGCGAGAAGGACTTGTCTGTGGGCCGCGGAGCGCGGCTTGGACCGCCGGCGGGACGCGCTCGGCGCGGCGCGCCGGCCGCGCCCCGAAGGTTCCCAAGCTACTCGCGAAGGGCCGCTCCCGCAACCGAGCGGAGCGCGTGTCAGCCCCGCCGCGAGGCCCCCAGCTGCACCGGCCGGCCGGGTGCCGCGGCCACTACCACACCCTCCTGCTCCAGCATCACCTGCGCCCCCAGCCCCCGCAGCCGCGCACCGGTTTCGGCGTCCGCGGGGTCCACCAGGAGGCGGGCACCGGGGGCCAGCACCCGCAGCGCCTCGCGAAGCCGCGCGTCGCCGGCCCCGCCCGTGAGCGCCGCGCCGCGCATGGTCCCGTCGCGGAAGGGCAGCGCGGCCCCGGCCCTCACCCGGCTCACCCCCGCCTCCATCGTGGGAGGCGGCCCGGCGCTGTCATCGACGCCGACGACTTCCACCTCCGGCACCAGCCTCGCGAGGGCCGCCGCGTGCCGCGCGCCGGGGCCCTCGACCATCACCAGTCCCCGCGCCCCGGCCAGCCCCATCAGCGCGGCGAGCTTCACCGCTGCCTCCGGGTCGTCCGCGGGGGGATCGGCCGGGACATCCGCCTCCGTCGCGGAGCCAAGGGAAAGGTGGGCGACGCCGCCGTGGACGGGGTAGGTTTCGCGGCAGTTGGCGCACCCGAGCCGTCCCTCCACCACGCGGCGCTCCTCCAGCCGGTCGGCCTGCACCAGCAGCCCGAACCCCGGGCCGCAGCGCGGGCACGAGAGGGCGTCCGTCAGCAGGATGTACATCGCAGCCTACCAGGTGGGCTTCAGGGAGTACTGCGCCCACTGGTTGGGGGTTTCCCACACCTTCACGTAGACCAGGTTCTGGCCCTCGGCCCCCAGGCGCGCCTGCATCTCCTGGAAGATCCACCGCGCCTGGTTCTCGGCGCTGGGCTCCAGCTCGGTGAAGGGCGGGATGTCGTTGATGTTCTGGTGGTCCAGCTCGTTGGCGATGGCGCGCAGGTGGCGCTTGGCGTCGCCGAAGTCGAACGCCATGCCGCCGGGACCCACGTCGTCGAAAGCCAGGCCGGCCTCGACCACGTAGTGGTGGCCATGGAGGTTTTCGCACTTTCCCTTGTAGTCGCGAAGGAAGTGCGCGGAGTCGTACGAGGCCTTTACGTTCAGCAGGAACATGGGCTTTCAGCCGGCTGCTTCTACGGCGATGCTGGGGATTTGCACCCCCGGGGGCTGCGACGCCGCAAACACCACGGCGCGCGCCACGTCTTCGGGGCGCATCATGGACGCGCGCGACGGAAGGTCGGCGCGCTCGTCCGGGTTGACGGTGTTCCACAGGGGCGTGTCGGTGGCCGCCGGCTCCACCAGCGTGGCGCGCACGCCCGTTCCGCGCAGTTCGGCCAGCAGCACCTCGTGCAGCCCGCGCAAGCCGAACTTGGAGGCGGAATACCCGCCGTTCTCCGGATATGCCACCCGCCCGGCGACGGAGCCCAGGTGGATGAAGTGCCCGGTGCCGCGCCGCAGCATGGCGGGGAGAAAGGCGCGGATCATCAGGAACGGGCCGCGCAGGTTGGCGGCCAGCATCCGGTCGAAGTCCGCCGGGTCGGCACGGTCCAGCCGCGCGAGCGAAAACGCCCCCGCGGCCCCCACGATCAGGTCCGGCGCGTCGCCCAGCAGCTCGGCCACGTAGGTGGCGAGCGTGTGCACGCCCTCGTGCGTGCCGACGTCGGCGGGCATGGCGTGGCCGCCCACCTCGGCGGCGGCGCGCGCCAGCGGCTCGGGCGAGCGCGCCACCAGGCCCACCCAGGCGCCCGCGGCCGCAAGCTCGCGCGCAACGGCCAGCCCGATGCCGCTGGAGGCACCCGTCACCAGCGCCGTCTTTCCCTTCAGCCCCTCCATCCCGTTCCCCCGAGCCGATTCTGGCATTGGATGATGATGTGGTTGGTGGATGAAAGGTGCTGCCGATCAAACGGACGAAATCCTCGCACGCGGGCGTTCGGACTTCGAGCCGGGGGAGGCTTGGATGCGGTGCATGCCGCGGCGCCCCCCATCCCCAGCCCTTCCCCCGCAAACTGCGCGGGGGAAGGGA is a window from the Longimicrobium sp. genome containing:
- a CDS encoding tetratricopeptide repeat protein yields the protein MSWFTNLIGGRSGSQEREPDYYEEGTVLLHQEKYHEALTSFRLALRESPNDTDVLQQIAVTYTRIGMTDEALKTYRRVLELKPHASGAHYGLAFLLLQQGQQDQAVAHLRAFLARPPQAPNAQRHISHAKQTLAELTGEGEGSPELQLPL
- a CDS encoding 6-carboxytetrahydropterin synthase; the encoded protein is MFLLNVKASYDSAHFLRDYKGKCENLHGHHYVVEAGLAFDDVGPGGMAFDFGDAKRHLRAIANELDHQNINDIPPFTELEPSAENQARWIFQEMQARLGAEGQNLVYVKVWETPNQWAQYSLKPTW
- the cutA gene encoding divalent-cation tolerance protein CutA, with the protein product MSGEGASEIVIAFSTAPDAATAERIARALVDEGLIACANLVPGLTSVYRWEGQVHADPEVLLLIKTRRENVARLKERLPELHPYQVPELVVAPVEDGLAPYCRWVMDETRP
- a CDS encoding SDR family oxidoreductase encodes the protein MPESARGNGMEGLKGKTALVTGASSGIGLAVARELAAAGAWVGLVARSPEPLARAAAEVGGHAMPADVGTHEGVHTLATYVAELLGDAPDLIVGAAGAFSLARLDRADPADFDRMLAANLRGPFLMIRAFLPAMLRRGTGHFIHLGSVAGRVAYPENGGYSASKFGLRGLHEVLLAELRGTGVRATLVEPAATDTPLWNTVNPDERADLPSRASMMRPEDVARAVVFAASQPPGVQIPSIAVEAAG